One genomic region from Microcystis panniformis FACHB-1757 encodes:
- the glmM gene encoding phosphoglucosamine mutase, translating into MVASLSYQNGQKARSHPLLSLGGLIELPPSPLFGTDGIRGQVGELLTAPLALQIGFWAGQVLKNQAGVTKPVIIGQDSRNSSDMLANAITAGLTWAGIEVWQLGLCPTPCVAYLTRESEAMGGIMISASHNPPEDNGIKFFDGSGLKLSGSLAAQIEAGLRGNLELADKPENWGKATFCPELIQKYGQAVIDSVGKDMNLSGLKIVLDLAWGAAVNLAPLVFQTLGAEVICLHDRADGDRINVNCGSTHLESLQAAVINQQADLGFAFDGDADRVLAVDSQGRVVDGDYILYFWGRSLLEAGQLPDGLLVATVMANLGFERAWQKLGGQFLRTAVGDQHVQAQMWETGAMLGGEQSGHILCHHYGVSGDGMQTALHLAALVQKSAVSLANLVDHSFVTYPQILRNVRVEDREVRRNWQQCEPLRREIRQAETAMAEKGRILVRASGTEPLIRVMVEAETLELANFWTERLVAAVRSYLL; encoded by the coding sequence ATGGTAGCGTCTCTATCGTATCAAAATGGGCAAAAAGCTCGATCGCATCCCCTGTTATCCTTAGGGGGTTTGATTGAATTACCGCCATCCCCCCTGTTTGGCACGGACGGAATTCGCGGCCAAGTGGGAGAATTATTAACTGCCCCCCTAGCGCTACAAATCGGATTTTGGGCGGGACAGGTATTAAAAAATCAAGCTGGTGTCACCAAACCAGTAATTATCGGTCAAGATTCGCGTAATTCCAGTGATATGTTAGCCAATGCTATCACTGCGGGTTTAACTTGGGCGGGAATAGAAGTCTGGCAACTGGGATTATGTCCCACTCCCTGCGTCGCCTATTTAACCAGAGAAAGCGAAGCGATGGGGGGGATCATGATTTCTGCCAGTCATAATCCTCCTGAAGATAACGGCATTAAATTTTTTGACGGCAGCGGTTTAAAATTATCTGGCAGTTTAGCGGCACAGATAGAAGCGGGTTTAAGAGGCAATTTAGAATTAGCAGATAAACCGGAAAATTGGGGAAAAGCGACTTTTTGTCCCGAATTAATCCAAAAATATGGTCAAGCTGTCATTGATTCCGTCGGGAAGGATATGAACCTATCGGGATTAAAAATAGTTTTGGATCTAGCTTGGGGGGCAGCCGTTAACCTAGCACCTTTAGTGTTCCAAACCTTGGGGGCGGAAGTTATCTGCCTACACGATCGAGCCGATGGCGATCGCATTAACGTTAATTGTGGTTCTACCCATTTAGAAAGCCTACAGGCGGCGGTGATTAATCAGCAAGCGGATTTAGGGTTTGCCTTCGATGGCGATGCCGATCGAGTCTTGGCCGTGGATAGTCAAGGTAGAGTAGTAGATGGCGATTATATCCTCTATTTTTGGGGTCGTTCCCTCTTAGAAGCCGGACAGCTACCCGATGGGTTATTAGTAGCCACGGTGATGGCTAATTTAGGTTTTGAACGCGCTTGGCAAAAACTGGGGGGTCAATTCTTGCGGACTGCCGTGGGCGATCAGCACGTTCAGGCGCAAATGTGGGAAACTGGAGCCATGCTAGGGGGTGAACAATCTGGTCATATTCTCTGCCATCATTACGGGGTTTCTGGGGATGGAATGCAAACCGCCCTACATTTAGCGGCTTTAGTGCAGAAATCGGCGGTTTCCTTGGCTAATTTAGTCGATCATAGCTTTGTCACCTATCCGCAGATTTTACGCAATGTGCGGGTGGAAGATAGAGAAGTGCGACGTAATTGGCAGCAATGTGAACCTTTACGGCGGGAAATCCGCCAAGCTGAGACAGCCATGGCAGAAAAAGGCAGAATTTTGGTGCGAGCTTCCGGGACAGAACCGTTAATTCGGGTGATGGTGGAAGCAGAAACCCTAGAATTAGCCAATTTTTGGACAGAAAGGCTAGTGGCAGCGGTGCGAAGCTATCTTTTGTAG
- the hpsL gene encoding hormogonium polysaccharide biosynthesis protein HpsL, translating into MTGLSIDRQKKKNKQGQTKADSPPLNIKEKLALKKEERQRKQKLTGLIIFAICVAILLGLPLSLLFDATIGAAVSLALILVVFSFSYPRMALWAFIIYVPFTGTIIYWLGGNQILQISKDIFYLPALIALVLECRKKQLPIIVPKQLGTTLLLIFVFCVVCLLAVNLQRQFLPTCDSVAGMSIFRDGRLRGIPCRESETFLQGILGFKVLLGYVPLIFCTYYLIKDKATLLFFGRLLVTLAIICCVLGLMQYWMLKTGRCVGTRGFVADALFKAHLDARCLVGGALVYSPEVNMIRLPGTFVSPWHWAWFLVSSAVVCYASAFSEISQKWRLAALVGLTLVFINAVVSGQRLAFFAVPMIIGLMTILTGQIANLKRFLPIIFAAALLLAIGFSFLNPDFVQQRYDSAISRWQQAPPTAFIQEQLDFAIRNQGGILGRGLGVATASARVFGDISFVETYHTKVLFELGYIGFALYMIFMTHLVYLAFRTYRSLKDPTLRGFAGSYWVLLLFVAYLPYWYALDTDPVGVYYWIFAGVIFRLPVIEKQEKEAKILAGETATKSSKKGLNFKRKGVSLA; encoded by the coding sequence ATGACCGGACTAAGTATTGATCGCCAGAAAAAAAAGAATAAACAAGGCCAAACAAAAGCTGATAGTCCCCCGCTTAACATCAAAGAGAAACTTGCCCTCAAAAAAGAAGAAAGGCAAAGGAAACAAAAGTTAACGGGGTTGATTATTTTTGCTATTTGTGTAGCAATTTTGCTCGGATTACCCCTCAGCTTATTATTTGATGCCACGATAGGAGCTGCAGTAAGTTTAGCCTTAATTTTAGTAGTTTTCTCCTTTAGCTATCCTCGCATGGCTCTTTGGGCATTTATTATCTATGTCCCCTTCACTGGCACTATTATCTATTGGTTGGGCGGTAATCAAATCCTACAAATCAGTAAAGATATCTTTTATCTACCCGCTTTAATCGCCTTAGTTTTAGAATGTCGAAAAAAGCAATTACCGATTATTGTCCCCAAACAATTAGGTACAACCCTATTATTAATCTTTGTTTTCTGTGTAGTCTGTCTATTAGCCGTCAATTTACAGAGACAATTTCTGCCTACTTGCGATTCCGTGGCTGGGATGAGTATCTTTAGGGATGGTCGTTTGCGCGGGATTCCCTGTCGGGAAAGTGAGACTTTTCTGCAAGGAATATTAGGATTCAAAGTTTTGCTGGGTTATGTCCCCTTGATCTTCTGCACTTATTACTTAATCAAAGACAAAGCGACCCTATTATTTTTTGGTCGTCTTTTAGTGACTTTAGCGATTATTTGTTGTGTCCTAGGACTAATGCAATACTGGATGCTGAAAACCGGTCGTTGTGTAGGAACTAGAGGCTTTGTAGCTGATGCACTATTCAAAGCCCACTTAGATGCAAGGTGTTTGGTTGGTGGGGCATTAGTGTATAGTCCGGAAGTGAATATGATCCGCCTACCGGGTACCTTTGTTTCTCCCTGGCACTGGGCTTGGTTTTTGGTCTCTAGTGCCGTAGTTTGTTATGCCAGTGCCTTTAGTGAAATTTCCCAAAAATGGCGACTAGCAGCCCTAGTGGGTTTAACCCTAGTTTTTATTAATGCAGTGGTCTCTGGGCAAAGATTAGCTTTCTTTGCTGTACCGATGATTATTGGTCTGATGACGATTCTTACGGGACAAATCGCTAACTTAAAAAGATTTTTGCCGATCATTTTTGCCGCCGCTTTACTTCTAGCTATCGGTTTTTCTTTCCTTAACCCCGATTTTGTCCAACAACGCTACGATAGTGCCATCAGCCGTTGGCAACAGGCTCCCCCCACCGCTTTTATTCAAGAACAGTTGGATTTTGCTATCCGTAATCAGGGCGGTATTTTAGGTCGTGGACTTGGTGTGGCCACAGCTTCTGCTAGGGTTTTCGGTGATATTTCCTTTGTGGAAACCTATCACACTAAAGTTTTATTCGAGTTGGGATACATTGGTTTTGCCTTGTACATGATATTCATGACCCATCTAGTTTATCTGGCCTTCCGCACCTATCGTTCCCTCAAAGATCCCACTCTGCGAGGTTTTGCCGGTAGTTATTGGGTTTTGCTGCTCTTTGTTGCCTATCTTCCCTATTGGTATGCCCTCGATACGGATCCTGTGGGCGTTTATTACTGGATATTTGCGGGCGTAATTTTTAGATTACCCGTGATCGAAAAACAGGAAAAAGAAGCCAAAATTCTGGCGGGGGAAACCGCCACAAAATCCTCCAAAAAGGGCTTAAATTTTAAACGCAAAGGTGTTTCTTTAGCTTGA
- the hpsN gene encoding hormogonium polysaccharide biosynthesis glycosyltransferase HpsN, which translates to MNFPLISVIIPTYRREEPLKDTLDDLLKQDYPDFEVLVIDQTATHSPEIQSYLENLANQHKISWYRLDWASLPGARNYGVRRAQGDIVLFIDDDVRLPDNYLKAHSENFVKNPEIGVVAGRVFDRMKLGDSQKMVTDTGKPYEIDFLPPQAMDPGIAWYYIDLVHTTKPQQVISARGCNMSFRKDIFTKYGIWFDERFRGSAVREESDFCLRLRRTPYHVWYDPTAYLVHLGEETGGCHDISTRSLSYQTTFYHNHFLMALKNLTPAQQLRLYAKLFDCHVLGNPPCNKGGSPIKILSRGIFYGLGFLDALKTQVKSLWNDGQIYTKLDNL; encoded by the coding sequence ATGAATTTTCCCTTGATTTCTGTCATCATACCCACCTATCGACGCGAAGAGCCTCTTAAAGATACTCTCGATGACCTGCTCAAACAAGATTATCCCGATTTTGAGGTGTTAGTTATCGACCAAACCGCTACCCATAGCCCTGAAATACAATCCTATCTAGAAAATCTGGCTAATCAGCACAAAATTAGCTGGTATCGGCTAGATTGGGCGAGTTTACCCGGTGCCAGAAATTATGGAGTCCGTCGCGCCCAGGGCGATATCGTTCTTTTTATTGATGATGATGTGCGGCTACCGGATAATTATCTCAAAGCACATAGTGAGAATTTTGTCAAGAACCCTGAGATAGGTGTAGTGGCCGGTCGGGTATTCGATCGCATGAAATTAGGTGACTCCCAAAAAATGGTGACAGATACCGGCAAACCCTACGAAATCGACTTTTTACCCCCCCAAGCGATGGACCCGGGCATTGCTTGGTATTACATCGATCTTGTCCACACCACTAAACCCCAGCAGGTAATCTCGGCCCGGGGCTGTAATATGTCTTTTAGAAAGGATATATTTACGAAATATGGCATTTGGTTCGATGAACGCTTTCGTGGCAGTGCCGTGCGCGAGGAATCGGATTTTTGCTTAAGGTTACGCCGGACTCCCTATCATGTCTGGTACGATCCCACCGCTTATCTGGTTCATTTAGGGGAAGAAACCGGCGGCTGTCATGATATTAGCACTCGTTCTCTGAGTTATCAGACGACTTTTTATCATAATCACTTTCTGATGGCCCTGAAAAATCTCACTCCCGCTCAACAATTGCGACTCTATGCTAAATTATTTGATTGTCACGTTCTTGGCAATCCTCCCTGTAATAAAGGTGGTTCCCCGATTAAAATCCTTTCTAGGGGAATTTTTTATGGTTTAGGTTTTCTGGATGCTCTGAAAACTCAAGTTAAGTCCCTCTGGAATGATGGCCAAATTTATACAAAACTAGATAATCTATGA